In a single window of the Caproicibacterium sp. BJN0003 genome:
- a CDS encoding DUF6017 domain-containing protein gives MAVFRVERTRDYTVMSNHHLKNRALSLKAKGLLSMMLSLPDDWDYTTRGLASICREGVDAIGKTLKELESAGYMERRQLRGKDGRITDTEYTIYEQPRKSPGTPFPDTDSPDTENPYLDNPDMEKPDTENPAQLNTKGTNIPKKSNTYGANTYQSNPADRKPEAVAPADAMDAADAYREIIKENISYDVLRQRCDPERLDEIVGIMLDTVCSRKKEIRIAGEDMPAETVKSRLLKLDDSHVEYVLECLDKNTTDVRNIRSYILTALYQAPTTISSYYSALVNHDMYGSGPPGR, from the coding sequence ATGGCGGTTTTTCGTGTGGAGCGGACACGGGATTACACAGTTATGAGTAACCATCACCTGAAGAACAGGGCTTTGTCCCTGAAAGCGAAAGGACTTTTGTCCATGATGCTCTCCCTTCCGGACGATTGGGATTACACCACGCGGGGCCTTGCCTCCATCTGCCGCGAAGGTGTGGACGCCATCGGAAAAACGCTCAAGGAGCTGGAAAGCGCGGGCTATATGGAGCGCCGACAGCTTCGCGGCAAAGACGGACGCATCACTGACACCGAATACACCATCTATGAGCAACCACGCAAATCGCCGGGTACGCCTTTCCCGGATACGGATTCACCAGATACGGAAAACCCGTATCTGGATAACCCGGATATGGAAAAACCGGATACGGAAAACCCCGCGCAATTAAATACTAAGGGAACTAATATCCCTAAAAAATCAAATACGTATGGAGCAAATACGTATCAATCCAATCCGGCAGACCGAAAACCGGAGGCCGTTGCCCCGGCTGATGCGATGGATGCGGCGGATGCCTACCGCGAAATTATCAAAGAGAATATCTCCTACGACGTCCTGCGGCAGAGATGCGACCCGGAGCGTCTGGACGAAATCGTGGGCATTATGCTCGATACCGTATGCAGCCGGAAAAAGGAGATTCGGATCGCCGGTGAGGATATGCCCGCCGAAACAGTGAAAAGCAGGCTTTTGAAGCTCGATGACAGCCACGTCGAATATGTGCTGGAGTGTCTGGACAAGAATACCACCGACGTCCGCAACATCCGAAGCTACATCCTGACCGCGCTATATCAGGCACCGACCACCATCAGCAGCTACTACTCGGCGCTGGTCAATCACGACATGTACGGAAGCGGCCCGCCCGGACGGTAA
- a CDS encoding DUF5057 domain-containing protein yields the protein MRQSFRRLFLVPLLAAGILLSGVSPAFAASAASVLTLTATPNPSGNYVALNWTNSDKSQPYSYMLYSKSAHESTFQSIPAKDHAKVLNIYPIVTPTVSFTTWQGKSYTLPKSASLKMWMETPNGYDSKGYGKGLISVDTVSISDFNANPDAYLKNADGNFKYDVLYFGAWDNNNLQDLSAAAESDTDAFIRTGRGVCFGHDTLVSNDAIANPNFFKLAHYVNIETINRYTPLGGSEISVTKKGLLTNYPWNIGGIGTALTVPTSHSNSQIALGDIWMAYQPPYPYCGGVPQSDSTGKGTNNFYLTTWSNCALIQTGHSNGEATPDEQRVTANTLFYLAQITTDTSWNDHKGQDLDAPDKPAISGVTHNSGRTRYTVNYSSQDNATGYQYYVEATGQNDGVKYDSPVISTSLKTGMKGYSIVVDNSPDTVPDGSITTTSDSYIFSRPSGSGFYIHIAAVDNAGNISAVTHYHTDELVSVTHPVSIGYSIDPNSSTPFTAPDIPITNHSTFPVKVSVAGLKATSGIGDAAPTAYSDWSSLTAAQTGSGIALGVGISNTAGSGWTAVDRETPVYTGDLASEVPLGTLGANGASGNLALTAKFGLAWAKTTNVSHELTLNFTITD from the coding sequence TTGAGACAATCATTCAGGCGGCTTTTTCTCGTCCCTCTGCTTGCCGCCGGAATTCTACTGTCTGGCGTTTCGCCCGCGTTCGCGGCATCCGCCGCTTCGGTGCTGACGCTGACCGCGACGCCGAATCCGTCCGGGAACTATGTGGCGCTGAACTGGACGAACAGCGACAAAAGCCAGCCGTACAGCTACATGCTCTATTCCAAATCCGCGCATGAATCGACTTTCCAGAGCATCCCTGCCAAAGATCACGCGAAGGTTCTGAACATCTACCCCATAGTCACGCCGACCGTTTCCTTTACGACGTGGCAGGGAAAGAGCTACACCCTGCCGAAGTCGGCATCCCTTAAAATGTGGATGGAAACGCCGAACGGGTATGATTCCAAAGGCTACGGCAAGGGCCTCATTTCCGTGGATACCGTTTCGATCTCGGATTTCAACGCCAATCCCGACGCTTACTTGAAAAACGCGGACGGCAATTTCAAATACGATGTGCTGTACTTCGGGGCGTGGGATAACAACAACCTGCAAGACTTATCGGCAGCGGCGGAATCCGATACGGATGCGTTTATTAGAACCGGAAGGGGCGTTTGCTTCGGACACGATACGCTTGTTTCCAACGACGCCATTGCCAATCCGAATTTTTTCAAACTCGCCCATTATGTAAACATTGAAACGATCAACCGCTATACACCGTTAGGCGGCTCGGAGATTTCCGTTACGAAAAAGGGACTGCTGACCAACTACCCTTGGAATATAGGCGGCATAGGTACGGCACTGACCGTCCCGACGTCCCACTCCAATTCGCAGATTGCACTTGGGGACATTTGGATGGCATACCAGCCGCCCTATCCATATTGCGGCGGTGTGCCGCAAAGCGATTCAACCGGCAAAGGCACCAATAATTTTTATCTGACAACATGGAGCAACTGCGCCCTAATCCAGACCGGTCACTCTAATGGTGAGGCAACGCCGGACGAGCAGCGCGTTACCGCTAATACCCTGTTTTACCTTGCTCAGATCACGACCGACACAAGCTGGAACGATCATAAGGGACAGGACTTGGACGCGCCGGACAAACCGGCTATTTCCGGCGTTACGCACAATTCCGGCCGGACGCGGTATACCGTCAATTATTCCTCGCAGGACAACGCCACCGGCTATCAATACTATGTGGAGGCTACCGGCCAGAACGACGGCGTGAAATATGATTCTCCGGTTATATCGACATCCCTAAAAACCGGTATGAAGGGCTATTCCATCGTGGTGGACAACAGCCCCGATACCGTCCCTGACGGGAGCATTACAACCACATCGGACAGCTATATTTTTTCCCGCCCGTCCGGCAGCGGCTTTTACATTCATATTGCCGCCGTGGACAATGCCGGTAACATTTCGGCTGTCACCCACTACCATACGGATGAACTCGTCTCCGTGACGCATCCGGTCAGTATCGGCTATTCCATCGACCCGAACAGCAGTACGCCGTTCACCGCACCGGATATTCCAATCACCAACCATTCCACTTTTCCCGTTAAGGTTTCCGTCGCGGGCCTGAAAGCGACTTCCGGCATCGGTGACGCCGCCCCCACAGCCTATTCGGATTGGAGCAGCCTGACGGCGGCACAGACCGGAAGTGGAATCGCGCTCGGCGTGGGAATCAGTAACACAGCCGGTTCGGGCTGGACGGCGGTTGATCGGGAAACTCCCGTTTACACGGGCGACCTCGCGTCGGAAGTGCCGCTGGGAACGCTCGGCGCGAACGGAGCATCGGGGAATCTGGCACTTACCGCTAAATTTGGTTTGGCGTGGGCAAAGACAACGAATGTGTCACATGAGCTGACGCTGAATTTCACGATTACCGACTAA